One Capsicum annuum cultivar UCD-10X-F1 chromosome 2, UCD10Xv1.1, whole genome shotgun sequence genomic window carries:
- the LOC107859614 gene encoding pyridoxal phosphate homeostasis protein, translating to MNNLEKSVEEKATEGEKEDSSSAVQSTEPSDSVMAAASATDGVAATALRSVIQRIEQAAERCGRRSDQVRLVAVSKTKPVSLLKQVYDAGHRCFGENYVKELVEKAPQLPDDIEWHFIGNLQSNKVKPLLTGVPNLAMVETVDDEKIANQLDRVAGNIGRKPLKVFVQVNTSGEETKSGVEPDGCVELVKYVASNCPNLEFCGLMTIGMPDYTSTPENFKTLAKCRSEVCKALGISEDQCELSMGMSGDFELAVEMGSTNVRVGSTIFGAREYPKRQSN from the exons ATGAACAATCTCGAAAAATCAGTGGAAGAGAAGGCAACAGAAGGCGAGAAAGAAGATTCATCAAGTGCAGTGCAGTCGACGGAGCCGTCAGATTCAGTTATGGCTGCTGCTTCCGCCACGGACGGCGTCGCTGCGACGGCGTTACGGTCGGTAATTCAGCGGATTGAACAAGCTGCCGAACGGTGTGGCCGCAGATCGGACCAGGTAAGGCTGGTTGCTGTAAGTAAAACGAAGCCGGTATCTCTCCTCAAACAAGTTTACGACGCTGGTCATCGTTGCTTCGGTGAAAATTACGTCAAAGAGCTAGTCGAAAAAGCTCCTCAG CTTCCAGATGATATAGAGTGGCATTTCATAGGGAATTTGCAGAGCAACAAAGTCAAGCCTCTTTTAA CTGGAGTGCCAAATCTTGCCATGGTGGAGACGGTGGATGATGAAAAG ATTGCAAATCAGCTTGACCGTGTAGCTGGGAACATTGGAAGAAAGCCATTGAAAGTTTTTGTCCAAGTTAATACAAGTGGGGAAGAAA CTAAATCTGGTGTTGAACCAGATGGGTGTGTGGAACTCGTGAAATACGTTGCTTCAAACTGTCCTAATCTTGAATTCTGTGGCCTGATGACTATTGGAATGCCAGATTATACATCAACTCCTGAGAACTTTAAG ACTTTAGCAAAATGCAGAAGTGAGGTTTGCAAGGCACTTGGAATATCTGAAGATCAATGTGAGCTGTCAATGGGCATGTCAGGCGACTTTGAACTTGCT GTTGAGATGGGCAGTACAAATGTTCGAGTTGGATCTACTATATTTGGTGCAAGGGAATATCCAAAGAGGCAATCGAACTAG
- the LOC107859615 gene encoding pentatricopeptide repeat-containing protein At4g04370, translated as MHKLKPNIRFRPLKHPPLRHSSAAAAATTSTTKSFNATLHLLSSEGSHHHVLLAYNSMLKSSIPPDPFTFPSLLKACISLNLLPHGLLLHQHIVVNGFSSDPYIGSSLISFYSSSGLTEHARKVFDTMPERNIVPWTTVIGCYARTGDFVHAFYLYNSMLHEGIKPTSVTLLTLLSGVSESIHIECLHACIVKYGFLGHIALMNSMLNVYGKCGRIEYAWKLFERMDEKDIVSWNSLVSGYSLVGDTEELLRLMYRMRSENTWPDHQTYGALVSAIAKEGSAEFGKVVHGQIVVAGFELDVHLETSLIFMYLKCSNMHYTFKLFERAKDKDVVLWTTIISGLVQNERADRALEMFQSMLCSRTEPSTTTIASALAACAQLGSLKVGTSIHGYTLRQRMAINTPAQNSLISMYSKCGYLKQALIVFRMIKNRDVVSWNAIVAGNAQNGHLSMAMHLFNEMRIAHQRPDSVTVVCLLQICASIGAYQQGKWIHNLVLRSYLEPCVKIGTALVDMYCKCGDLDSARKCFDRVIECDLILWSTIISGYGSHGEGESALALYTELVQSGLTPNSVIFLSVLYACSHNGLVDQGLDLFDSMARDFKIEPELEHCACIVDLLCRAGRVKDAYNFYKMKFPEPMANALGIVLDACKTKALVELRDAVAKEISELDNEDAGKYVQLAHSYASMAQWEGVGKTWVQMKELGLKKLPGWSFIDLHGVITTFFMGQTSHPQQEDIMLVLKNLNEEISERVIMSNVDNIS; from the coding sequence ATGCACAAGCTCAAACCCAACATCCGCTTCCGCCCTCTTAAACACCCACCACTTCGCCACTCCTCGGCCGCCGCCGCTGCCACCACCTCCACTACCAAGTCCTTCAATGCCACCCTCCACCTCCTTTCCTCGGAAGGCTCCCACCATCATGTTTTACTCGCATACAACTCCATGCTCAAGTCCTCTATACCTCCTGACCCATTCACTTTCCCCTCTCTACTTAAAGCCTGCATTTCTCTTAACCTCCTTCCCCACGGCCTTTTGCTACACCAACACATAGTCGTTAATGGGTTTTCTTCTGATCCTTATATTGGATCTTCCTTAATCAGTTTTTATTCCTCCTCTGGTCTTACAGAGCATGCACGCAAGGTGTTTGATACAATGCCTGAGAGAAACATTGTCCCGTGGACAACTGTTATTGGGTGTTATGCACGAACTGGTGATTTTGTGCATGCTTTTTACTTATACAATTCTATGTTACATGAAGGAATAAAGCCGACTTCTGTTACGTTGCTGACTCTGCTTTCTGGAGTATCAGAGAGCATTCATATAGAGTGTTTGCATGCCTGTATTGTAAAATATGGTTTTCTGGGTCACATTGCTCTGATGAATTCGATGTTGAATGTGTACGGTAAATGTGGAAGAATTGAGTATGCCTGGAAGTTATTCGAGCGGATGGATGAAAAAGATATTGTTTCTTGGAATTCTTTAGTTTCAGGGTATTCTTTAGTGGGGGACACGGAAGAATTATTGAGGCTAATGTATAGAATGAGGTCGGAAAATACATGGCCCgatcatcaaacatatggggcgTTAGTTTCTGCTATTGCAAAAGAGGGTAGTGCTGAATTTGGAAAAGTGGTGCATGGACAGATAGTTGTTGCTGGATTTGAATTAGATGTGCATCTTGAGACGTcacttatttttatgtatttaaaatgtaGCAACATGCATTATACGTTTAAGCTTTTCGAGAGAGCAAAAGATAAAGATGTAGTTTTGTGGACGACTATTATCTCAGGACTTGTTCAAAATGAACGTGCAGATAGAGCACTTGAAATGTTTCAAAGCATGTTGTGTAGTAGAACTGAACCTTCTACAACTACCATAGCAAGTGCACTTGCAGCTTGTGCTCAATTAGGTTCGTTGAAAGTAGGAACTTCTATACATGGCTACACGTTGAGGCAAAGAATGGCCATTAACACTCCTGCTCAAAATTCTCTTATCAGTATGTATTCAAAATGTGGCTATTTGAAGCAAGCTCTTATTGTTTTTCGTATGATAAAGAACAGAGATGTGGTCTCCTGGAATGCAATTGTTGCAGGGAATGCCCAGAACGGGCATCTATCAATGGCCATGCATCTGTTTAATGAAATGAGGATAGCTCATCAAAGACCTGATTCAGTAACAGTGGTCTGCCTTCTTCAAATTTGTGCCTCAATTGGAGCATATCAGCAAGGGAAGTGGATCCACAATCTTGTTCTAAGGAGCTATCTTGAACCTTGCGTCAAGATAGGTACAGCTTTGGTTGATATGTACTGCAAATGTGGTGATTTAGACAGTGCAAGGAAGTGTTTTGACAGGGTCATAGAATGTGATCTCATTTTATGGAGCACAATTATTTCTGGATATGGCAGTCATGGCGAAGGGGAGAGTGCCCTGGCATTGTATACAGAGCTTGTGCAAAGTGGTCTTACACCAAACAGTGTTATTTTCTTATCTGTTCTTTATGCATGTAGTCACAATGGACTTGTTGACCAAGGTTTGGACTTGTTTGATTCTATGGCAAGGGATTTTaaaatagaacctgaactcgaaCATTGTGCATGTATAGTTGACCTACTTTGTCGAGCCGGTAGGGTGAAAGATGCATACAACTTCTATAAGATGAAATTTCCAGAACCAATGGCCAATGCTTTGGGTATAGTTCTTGATGCTTGCAAAACAAAAGCCCTGGTAGAACTTAGGGATGCTGTTGCCAAAGAAATCTCAGAGTTGGATAATGAGGACGCTGGAAAGTATGTGCAGTTGGCTCATAGTTATGCTTCAATGGCCCAGTGGGAGGGCGTTGGTAAGACCTGGGTCCAGATGAAAGAACTTGGGCTCAAAAAGCTTCCTGGTTGGAGTTTTATTGACTTACATGGAGTAATAACAACTTTTTTCATGGGCCAAACCTCTCATCCTCAGCAGGAAGATATAATGTTGGTTCTGAAGAATCTGAATGAGGAGATTAGTGAAAGGGTAATCATGTCAAACGTAGATAATATATCATAA